The following proteins are co-located in the Orenia marismortui DSM 5156 genome:
- a CDS encoding structural cement protein Gp24, giving the protein MRSTLNPGELAEGRRMSADSKASEGTIPFGAGAKAGTNPEKQVAAWDGATGNDKFKGIAMFSIEGDLENGHYPDGVPTTVLRKGVIWVKLSDNASAVTAGDQVAIRNDSLFDKAPLTTGTSGSYGVELTNAEFKTAGQPGEVVKVEIDMPTATKVVQL; this is encoded by the coding sequence ATGAGAAGTACTCTTAATCCTGGAGAATTAGCAGAAGGAAGAAGAATGAGTGCAGATTCTAAAGCTTCAGAGGGAACTATTCCTTTTGGTGCTGGAGCTAAGGCAGGAACTAATCCAGAAAAGCAAGTAGCTGCTTGGGATGGTGCTACTGGTAATGATAAGTTTAAAGGTATTGCTATGTTTTCAATTGAGGGAGATTTAGAGAATGGCCATTATCCAGATGGTGTCCCTACTACTGTATTAAGAAAAGGCGTTATCTGGGTTAAGTTAAGCGATAATGCATCAGCAGTTACAGCTGGAGATCAAGTAGCAATTCGTAATGATAGTCTATTTGATAAAGCTCCATTAACTACTGGTACTAGTGGAAGTTATGGAGTAGAGTTGACTAATGCAGAGTTTAAGACTGCTGGCCAACCTGGAGAAGTCGTTAAGGTTGAGATTGATATGCCAACTGCTACTAAGGTAGTTCAATTATAA
- a CDS encoding phage portal protein: MGQQGYSIGNVIKDEIRQDFMHSSNPNSSKGKSRLVNGRGDPLVSQRPNQGIKLTDEQVTNLYKTNRIFQNIIDIPGEDMTREWIDFQDTDKKLKKSILDKLNDLDAQPKINDMCEYERLRGDGFCSIGAREKGSLDIGKEINKKSLIDIDYIHAFSKMKVKDAAVNEDPFSKEYGEIEYYELKGENNSADTRLVHKDRILHHQVRTVEDELWGIPLIQSLYDPLVIFDNVAWSTGQIAYSLAFKVLKSDNIDISNRKDYAKRRAWYEAEFNSNSLAIIGKEDDLSFVSPTGNINALKEIYNFTWEYLAGSARMPKSHLLGQAQGTITGGQFDSLNYYARIAGLQENFLRPHIEYLIDLLFWAEKSGVGTGSIDPAGLYKMLFNPLWKLDKETDAKIRKMVAETNKIYIESNVVTPDEVRKGEFGKIGLLEKLDMSEEELDAIADTVEEARKQYQEGRS, encoded by the coding sequence GTGGGCCAACAAGGATATAGTATTGGGAATGTAATTAAAGATGAAATTAGACAGGACTTTATGCACTCTAGCAATCCCAATAGTAGTAAAGGTAAGTCTAGATTAGTTAATGGAAGAGGTGATCCATTAGTTAGCCAAAGACCTAATCAGGGAATTAAGCTTACAGATGAACAGGTAACTAATTTATATAAGACTAATCGTATCTTTCAAAATATAATCGATATTCCAGGTGAGGATATGACTAGAGAGTGGATTGATTTTCAAGATACAGATAAGAAGTTAAAGAAATCGATACTAGATAAGCTTAATGATCTTGATGCTCAACCTAAAATTAATGATATGTGTGAGTATGAGAGGTTGAGAGGTGATGGTTTCTGTAGTATTGGAGCAAGAGAGAAAGGGAGCTTGGATATAGGTAAAGAGATAAATAAGAAATCATTAATTGATATAGATTATATTCATGCTTTTTCTAAGATGAAGGTAAAAGATGCAGCTGTAAATGAAGATCCCTTTAGTAAGGAATATGGAGAGATAGAATATTATGAACTTAAAGGAGAAAATAATTCAGCTGATACTAGGTTAGTGCATAAGGATAGGATCCTACATCACCAAGTAAGGACAGTTGAAGATGAACTGTGGGGGATTCCTCTTATTCAGTCGCTTTATGATCCATTAGTTATATTTGATAATGTTGCTTGGTCAACTGGCCAGATAGCATACTCTTTAGCTTTCAAGGTCCTAAAGAGTGATAATATCGATATTTCTAATAGAAAAGATTATGCGAAAAGAAGAGCCTGGTATGAAGCAGAGTTTAATAGTAATAGTTTGGCCATCATTGGAAAGGAAGATGATTTAAGTTTTGTATCCCCTACAGGAAATATCAATGCATTAAAAGAGATTTATAATTTTACTTGGGAGTACTTAGCAGGAAGTGCCAGGATGCCTAAGTCTCATTTACTAGGTCAAGCTCAAGGTACTATTACTGGTGGCCAGTTTGACAGTCTTAATTATTATGCTAGGATTGCAGGTCTCCAGGAGAACTTTTTAAGACCTCATATAGAATATTTAATAGATCTTCTCTTTTGGGCTGAAAAGAGTGGAGTTGGTACAGGTAGTATAGATCCAGCAGGTTTATATAAGATGTTATTTAATCCATTATGGAAACTAGATAAAGAAACTGATGCCAAGATTCGTAAGATGGTAGCTGAAACTAATAAAATCTATATAGAAAGTAATGTAGTAACTCCAGATGAAGTAAGAAAAGGTGAATTTGGCAAGATAGGATTATTAGAAAAGCTAGATATGAGCGAAGAAGAGTTAGATGCTATAGCTGATACAGTAGAAGAAGCAAGAAAGCAATACCAAGAAGGAAGGTCGTGA
- a CDS encoding DUF3383 family protein, with product MPQEVKVNIYDKTGAIAQNGFGLPLIFDPNNNLVYQEVTDTSQISGVVAGDLAYDQANIILSQEPKPEKVAIYGFDISAVDATFTTIGEALDDLITRRNDWYWGVLASRVDADITAFSDWIASKAKVGAAQLDIAKTPTEIETFMAGMSNQRMAIFAHDGGIDTEDQFLAAGTVGRIAALVPGSYTVKFKTINTVASTTYQEADIILNADCNTYVNNMGEDYISEGKLSNGDFIDTQVAKDWISARYREGIFKLLKDNDKVGFGDNGITQIVSVVKSVNKQAASNKMVAQDDSGNYIMSVKFPRRVDIPANDRANRILSGIKPSITFGGAIHEVQVDFYLEI from the coding sequence ATGCCACAAGAAGTTAAAGTCAATATTTATGATAAGACAGGAGCGATAGCTCAAAATGGTTTTGGGTTACCTTTGATATTTGATCCAAATAACAATCTTGTATATCAAGAGGTTACAGATACTAGTCAGATTTCAGGGGTTGTAGCTGGTGATTTAGCTTATGATCAAGCTAATATTATTCTTAGTCAAGAGCCAAAGCCAGAGAAAGTAGCTATCTATGGCTTTGATATTAGTGCTGTTGATGCTACATTTACTACTATTGGAGAAGCTTTAGACGATTTGATTACTCGTAGGAATGATTGGTATTGGGGGGTGTTGGCCAGTAGGGTAGATGCAGATATAACTGCCTTTTCTGATTGGATAGCATCTAAAGCAAAGGTAGGAGCTGCTCAATTAGATATTGCTAAGACACCAACAGAGATTGAGACCTTTATGGCTGGAATGAGTAATCAAAGAATGGCCATATTTGCTCATGATGGAGGCATTGATACTGAGGATCAGTTCTTAGCAGCTGGAACTGTTGGTAGAATTGCTGCATTAGTTCCTGGAAGCTATACTGTTAAGTTTAAGACTATCAATACAGTAGCATCTACAACATACCAGGAAGCAGATATTATCCTTAATGCTGATTGTAATACTTATGTGAATAACATGGGTGAGGATTATATCAGTGAAGGCAAGTTAAGTAATGGTGATTTTATTGATACTCAAGTAGCAAAAGACTGGATTAGTGCTAGATATAGAGAAGGAATTTTTAAGTTATTGAAAGATAATGATAAAGTTGGTTTTGGAGACAATGGTATAACTCAAATAGTATCAGTTGTTAAATCTGTAAATAAGCAGGCTGCTAGTAACAAGATGGTAGCTCAAGATGATAGCGGGAACTATATTATGTCAGTTAAGTTCCCTCGTAGAGTTGATATTCCAGCTAATGATAGAGCTAATAGAATACTTAGTGGAATTAAGCCTTCTATTACATTCGGGGGTGCGATTCACGAGGTACAGGTTGATTTCTATTTAGAAATATAA
- a CDS encoding phage tail tape measure protein yields MATVRSLNFSIGWNVDNRGLDSANQATDRFRNRTEQIDTALQENKHKLLGFTAAAAGGLGFAVKQAADFESQMTRVGQVSGANAKQLELLEKNAKQLGIATAFSAKEAAEGQEYLAMAGFSVRENITALPDVLNLASAAQMDLGRTSDIASDILTGFGLKAEDMTRVVDTLQATSSGANTNVSMLGESMKYLGPTAQNLGYDIETMSAAVGMLANVGIKGGQAGQYLRGALNKLSAPTKEGAEVLDELGINLTDSQGNMLGFVDIVSQFQTSMKGMGNASKQAALSNIFGQEAASAMVAIINQGTDELQGFRTELYSSAGITEKMAKEQMNTLTGAFDQLKGSLNVAAIGFGSELAPAINFVAKGITTLVNGFNKLPAPVQSTIAITAGATTVLLGLATTAGFLIGPLTTAATALGIYTPAAMAAEGATVGFNTALLTNPITGIVVGVVALGAALYGIVTHWDTVKEKTLGFFGWFKGKLEATPDWIQLLIAPITLIPEYWNEIKVGAGQFFGWFKTTLDKTPSWLLAFTAPILLIPRHWDTIKSSTVSTFNAIGSGFSWLGDKTIAFGNYLWGLANKVPDLPGIFNAMKDPIDSVGVKVQNLFANIPSFPDLVGMAKSKFTEFIGFIQENPLTVVKFVIPGLNLIEPINWAYAKARDWLAEKTGLELPEFKIPSITDVFNSIKEKIRWLEDKLSNFDIGSSIRNGIDKTKDTAIGAVAGLTQKVRNYLPFSPAKEGPLSDLDKTGPGFVNTIASGIDKTKNRISDTISNMWTNVKDVSPVRFSPFGLIPNHNRSLQENPSNDNRVINETNQSINESNTQKRTVIQFNEGAIQIEVSGENSQDIVKILREEFKTIILEAAASAGVN; encoded by the coding sequence ATGGCCACTGTTAGATCGTTAAATTTTAGTATTGGTTGGAATGTAGATAATAGAGGTTTAGATAGTGCTAACCAAGCTACCGATAGATTTAGAAATAGAACAGAACAGATTGACACTGCACTCCAGGAGAATAAACATAAGTTATTAGGATTTACTGCTGCTGCAGCTGGTGGATTAGGATTTGCAGTTAAACAGGCTGCTGACTTTGAGAGTCAGATGACTAGAGTTGGCCAAGTATCTGGTGCTAATGCTAAGCAATTAGAATTACTAGAGAAAAATGCTAAACAGTTAGGTATTGCTACTGCTTTTTCAGCTAAAGAAGCAGCAGAAGGTCAGGAATATCTGGCCATGGCTGGATTTAGTGTTAGAGAGAATATTACTGCCTTACCTGATGTGTTAAATCTAGCTTCTGCAGCACAGATGGATCTAGGAAGAACTTCTGATATAGCTAGTGATATATTAACTGGTTTTGGATTAAAGGCTGAGGATATGACAAGAGTTGTAGATACATTGCAGGCTACCTCTAGTGGAGCCAACACTAATGTATCTATGCTTGGGGAATCAATGAAATATCTTGGTCCTACTGCTCAAAACTTAGGTTATGATATAGAAACTATGTCTGCAGCTGTTGGAATGTTGGCCAATGTTGGTATTAAAGGTGGTCAAGCAGGTCAATATTTGCGAGGGGCATTGAATAAATTATCAGCACCAACTAAAGAAGGTGCTGAGGTTTTAGATGAATTAGGAATAAATCTTACAGATTCTCAAGGTAATATGCTTGGATTTGTAGATATAGTCTCTCAATTTCAAACTAGTATGAAAGGTATGGGAAATGCTAGTAAGCAGGCTGCTTTATCTAATATCTTTGGTCAAGAAGCTGCTAGTGCTATGGTGGCTATAATTAATCAGGGAACTGATGAATTACAAGGATTTAGAACAGAGTTATATAGTTCAGCTGGAATTACTGAAAAGATGGCCAAAGAGCAGATGAATACATTAACTGGAGCCTTTGATCAACTTAAAGGATCCCTTAATGTAGCTGCTATAGGTTTTGGTAGTGAATTGGCTCCAGCAATTAACTTTGTAGCTAAAGGAATTACTACTTTAGTAAATGGATTTAATAAGTTACCTGCACCAGTACAATCTACTATTGCTATTACAGCAGGAGCTACTACAGTATTATTAGGTCTAGCTACTACAGCAGGATTCTTAATAGGACCACTAACTACTGCAGCTACAGCATTAGGTATTTATACACCTGCAGCTATGGCAGCAGAAGGAGCCACAGTAGGATTTAATACAGCACTACTTACTAATCCAATTACAGGAATTGTAGTGGGAGTTGTTGCTTTGGGGGCTGCTCTTTATGGAATAGTTACTCATTGGGATACAGTGAAAGAAAAAACTTTAGGATTCTTTGGTTGGTTTAAAGGTAAATTAGAAGCTACTCCCGATTGGATACAGCTACTAATTGCACCAATAACCTTAATTCCTGAGTATTGGAATGAAATTAAAGTAGGAGCTGGCCAGTTCTTTGGTTGGTTTAAGACTACTTTAGATAAAACTCCTAGTTGGTTATTAGCTTTTACAGCTCCAATACTGCTGATTCCTAGGCATTGGGATACTATTAAATCATCAACTGTCAGTACCTTTAATGCTATAGGTAGTGGATTTAGTTGGTTAGGAGATAAAACTATAGCTTTTGGTAATTATCTATGGGGATTAGCTAATAAAGTTCCTGATCTTCCAGGTATATTTAATGCAATGAAGGATCCAATAGATAGTGTTGGAGTTAAAGTTCAGAATTTATTTGCTAATATACCTTCTTTTCCAGATCTAGTTGGTATGGCCAAAAGTAAATTTACTGAATTTATTGGATTTATCCAAGAGAATCCTTTGACTGTAGTTAAGTTTGTTATTCCTGGATTAAATTTAATAGAGCCAATTAATTGGGCTTATGCTAAAGCTAGGGATTGGTTAGCAGAAAAGACAGGATTAGAGTTACCAGAGTTTAAGATACCTTCAATTACTGATGTATTTAACTCTATAAAAGAAAAGATTAGATGGTTAGAAGATAAGTTATCAAACTTTGATATTGGTAGCTCGATTAGAAATGGGATAGATAAGACTAAGGATACAGCTATAGGAGCAGTAGCTGGATTGACTCAAAAGGTTAGAAACTATTTACCTTTCAGTCCAGCTAAGGAAGGGCCATTGTCAGATCTAGATAAAACTGGTCCTGGCTTTGTTAATACTATAGCTAGTGGAATAGATAAGACTAAGAATAGAATAAGTGATACCATTTCTAATATGTGGACTAATGTCAAAGATGTAAGTCCTGTTAGATTCTCACCTTTTGGATTAATACCAAACCATAATAGATCTTTACAGGAGAACCCATCTAATGATAATAGGGTTATTAATGAGACTAATCAGAGTATTAATGAAAGTAATACTCAAAAGAGAACAGTTATTCAGTTCAATGAAGGAGCTATTCAAATTGAGGTTAGTGGAGAGAATAGCCAAGATATAGTTAAGATATTAAGAGAAGAATTTAAGACTATAATCTTAGAAGCAGCAGCATCAGCGGGGGTGAATTAG
- a CDS encoding DUF2184 domain-containing protein, giving the protein MKGLTGVKRQDSLLTNDDLKAIDNKLYEAKEDELKARTLVSLKTDDPAHVKVISYKKITKKGAAKIFAYGADDVPLVSADIEEHTQRVFGIVDGFVIPYDDLRAARANGVSIDATYAVAARRAAAEKENDFFFVGDSDYNAEGLINFTGIQTFAVDTNDAGSSTEWADKTGPEIIEDIRQGRKKVNIKPGLQADTLGLPPSHYEDLDREYKPGTSNDKTIREVLEAKNWFSRIEPIAELEKAGDADEDSFIVFDSSEDVVQMSLPMDLYRHDPIQKDNLAEQINFEERTGGAVVRFPLGIVRGDGI; this is encoded by the coding sequence GTGAAAGGATTAACTGGAGTAAAAAGACAAGATTCTTTATTAACTAATGATGATTTAAAAGCTATTGATAATAAGTTGTATGAAGCGAAAGAGGATGAGTTAAAGGCTAGGACATTAGTGTCATTAAAGACTGATGATCCAGCTCATGTTAAGGTGATTTCCTATAAGAAGATTACTAAGAAAGGTGCTGCTAAGATATTCGCTTATGGTGCAGATGATGTACCTTTAGTTAGTGCTGATATTGAAGAGCATACTCAAAGAGTATTTGGTATTGTTGATGGTTTTGTAATTCCTTATGATGATTTAAGAGCTGCTAGAGCTAATGGAGTTTCTATTGATGCTACTTATGCTGTTGCTGCTAGAAGAGCTGCAGCAGAAAAGGAAAATGACTTCTTCTTTGTTGGTGATTCTGATTATAATGCTGAGGGATTAATTAACTTTACTGGTATTCAGACTTTTGCAGTAGATACTAATGATGCAGGATCTAGTACTGAGTGGGCTGATAAGACAGGGCCAGAAATCATTGAAGATATTAGACAGGGAAGAAAGAAAGTAAATATTAAGCCTGGATTACAGGCAGATACTTTAGGATTACCTCCTTCACACTATGAGGATTTAGATAGGGAATATAAGCCAGGAACTTCTAATGATAAGACTATTCGTGAAGTATTGGAAGCTAAGAATTGGTTTAGCAGAATTGAGCCTATTGCCGAGTTAGAAAAAGCAGGAGATGCTGATGAAGATAGCTTTATTGTTTTTGATAGCTCAGAAGATGTAGTTCAAATGTCTTTACCTATGGATCTATATAGACATGATCCTATCCAAAAGGATAATCTAGCAGAGCAAATTAACTTTGAGGAGCGTACTGGAGGGGCTGTTGTTAGATTCCCACTTGGTATAGTGAGAGGGGATGGTATTTAA
- a CDS encoding phage baseplate protein yields the protein MQSIGGVSIFVKEEDPQFSNSVPSKPIEDGADITDHIFQDPVAINIKFLVEKNGQEIARQLIKLRDASKVFTYEGIDFSYANMAIKSLSIPRTAAIKDGFSGSMQLQQIQMVKERSQVTKLGKEPATGQQVQKNNDNTPKKEPKTTEVPATGRTAEWIAYGERYLEEKSNGA from the coding sequence ATGCAGTCAATAGGTGGAGTTTCAATATTCGTTAAAGAAGAGGATCCTCAGTTTAGTAATTCAGTCCCATCTAAACCTATTGAAGATGGAGCAGATATTACTGATCATATCTTTCAGGATCCAGTAGCTATAAATATAAAGTTTTTAGTAGAAAAGAATGGCCAAGAGATAGCTAGACAGTTAATTAAGTTAAGAGATGCTAGTAAAGTATTCACTTATGAGGGAATTGATTTCTCTTATGCTAATATGGCTATTAAATCCTTATCTATCCCTCGTACTGCTGCTATTAAAGATGGATTTAGTGGCTCTATGCAACTACAACAGATTCAGATGGTTAAAGAGAGATCACAAGTTACTAAATTAGGTAAAGAGCCTGCAACTGGCCAGCAAGTCCAAAAGAATAATGATAACACTCCTAAAAAAGAGCCTAAGACTACTGAAGTTCCTGCAACTGGTAGGACAGCAGAGTGGATAGCTTATGGAGAGAGATATTTGGAGGAGAAAAGCAATGGAGCTTAG
- a CDS encoding DUF4054 domain-containing protein produces MALTTVAKVRGIASNLSSLEDSTIEMYIDDAVLELEDFRYDEKYQEKLERYMAAHLGTLDKPKPTDKMLGPMRNMYPNRTGQEGLKLTEYGKEVLRILRKCNGPAMVVFS; encoded by the coding sequence TTGGCCCTTACTACTGTAGCGAAAGTAAGAGGTATTGCTTCTAATTTATCTAGTTTGGAAGATTCAACTATTGAAATGTATATAGATGATGCAGTCTTGGAGCTGGAGGACTTTAGATATGATGAAAAGTACCAAGAAAAGCTAGAGAGATATATGGCTGCTCATCTTGGTACTTTAGATAAGCCTAAGCCAACTGATAAAATGTTAGGACCAATGAGAAATATGTATCCTAATAGAACTGGCCAAGAGGGACTGAAATTAACTGAGTATGGTAAAGAGGTCCTAAGGATATTGAGGAAATGTAATGGCCCAGCTATGGTGGTGTTTTCATGA
- a CDS encoding phage neck terminator protein produces the protein MIDLETIANDIWQPLKDYSGCPQILLANQKIPPKKLKDQRVIYNFSRPYNTGNINFTEVKEVVESIEAEFDKDLMYNYYYNPRVTLSITGYGSNKNPIDLYLNKVREFFMIPKLAGYFFEDYKGVVVNVGDTIDKTTFLENDYEIRKGFDVILEFEDVIQVRGKTIEKIQIIGPDSNIEIDT, from the coding sequence ATGATTGATTTAGAGACTATAGCTAATGACATCTGGCAACCACTAAAAGATTATTCTGGATGTCCTCAAATATTATTGGCCAATCAGAAGATACCACCAAAGAAGCTTAAAGATCAGAGGGTTATATATAACTTTTCTAGACCTTATAATACTGGAAATATTAATTTTACTGAGGTTAAGGAGGTAGTAGAAAGCATTGAAGCAGAGTTTGATAAGGATTTAATGTATAACTATTATTATAATCCTCGTGTAACCTTATCTATTACTGGCTATGGGAGTAATAAGAATCCTATAGATCTTTATTTGAATAAGGTTAGAGAGTTTTTTATGATCCCTAAGTTAGCTGGTTATTTTTTTGAGGACTATAAAGGGGTAGTAGTCAATGTAGGAGATACTATTGATAAGACTACCTTTTTAGAGAATGATTATGAAATAAGAAAGGGATTTGATGTTATCCTGGAGTTTGAAGATGTGATTCAAGTGAGAGGGAAGACAATAGAAAAGATTCAGATTATTGGGCCAGATTCCAATATAGAAATAGACACCTAG
- a CDS encoding phage baseplate plug family protein has translation MELSYLPIDKSDIDKEPDRFAIDILNEEFIFEIFWNNEESFYSLNLYKGEELILAGRRITYGIDMIAPVISYGLDKVAIIPFDKTGQAEKTGITKENFMESVLPVILSD, from the coding sequence ATGGAGCTTAGTTATTTACCGATTGATAAAAGTGATATTGATAAGGAGCCAGATAGATTTGCTATTGATATTTTAAATGAGGAGTTTATCTTTGAAATCTTTTGGAATAATGAAGAGAGTTTTTATAGTTTGAACTTATATAAAGGTGAAGAGTTAATTTTAGCAGGTCGCAGGATTACCTATGGGATCGATATGATAGCTCCAGTAATCAGCTATGGACTTGATAAGGTTGCAATTATACCTTTTGATAAGACTGGCCAAGCTGAAAAGACAGGTATTACAAAGGAGAACTTTATGGAAAGTGTTCTTCCAGTGATATTAAGTGATTAA
- a CDS encoding phage head morphogenesis protein — MARLPKVKFPTTQAVDYYDKLVGLIDQMHNLAEGVFERKVRPVLRRNDDIDRSFNSPKYWTDNPDTNPSKVRLDDEIDEVNRALERIEEEAINNVFEQVVDKLANDFIDLVRTHSIVQVGNQVKAVLGFDPLKNDPALAQIAKAAVKENVRLIKSIPRKYFDDLNRIILNGIRAGNSTEEIAEEIQKLYDVTKNRAKLIARDQAGSLQGDLTKARHKNLGLKKFRWVATNDSRVRKKHDDFDGHVYTWEDGAGAGVFPGKEINCRCTASLVREELEEMWEAA, encoded by the coding sequence ATGGCCAGACTTCCAAAGGTAAAGTTTCCTACTACTCAAGCAGTAGATTATTATGATAAGTTGGTTGGCTTAATAGATCAAATGCATAACTTAGCTGAAGGAGTATTTGAAAGAAAAGTTAGACCAGTATTAAGAAGAAATGATGATATAGATAGATCTTTTAACAGTCCTAAATATTGGACTGATAATCCTGATACTAATCCTAGTAAAGTTAGGTTAGATGATGAAATAGATGAAGTGAATAGAGCTTTAGAAAGAATAGAAGAAGAAGCTATTAATAATGTATTTGAACAGGTTGTAGATAAACTGGCCAATGACTTTATTGATTTAGTAAGAACTCACTCTATTGTCCAGGTAGGAAATCAAGTTAAAGCAGTTTTAGGATTTGATCCCTTAAAGAATGATCCAGCTTTGGCCCAAATAGCTAAGGCAGCAGTTAAAGAGAATGTTAGATTAATTAAATCGATACCTAGAAAATACTTTGATGATCTAAATAGGATAATCTTAAATGGAATTAGAGCAGGAAATAGTACAGAAGAAATAGCAGAAGAGATTCAGAAGTTATATGATGTTACTAAAAATAGAGCTAAGTTAATTGCTAGAGATCAGGCAGGTAGTTTACAGGGAGATTTAACTAAGGCTAGACATAAGAATCTAGGACTTAAAAAGTTTAGGTGGGTTGCTACTAATGATTCTAGAGTAAGAAAGAAGCATGATGACTTTGATGGCCATGTTTATACTTGGGAGGATGGAGCTGGTGCTGGAGTCTTTCCTGGTAAAGAGATTAATTGTAGATGTACTGCTTCATTAGTAAGAGAAGAGTTAGAAGAGATGTGGGAAGCTGCATAA
- a CDS encoding DUF2213 domain-containing protein yields MAERFDSVEVENVKKNDAGFLTYDLLAAQTGVFPYRDYATGEIVYELKHPDDLLTDEVLEQLNNLPICNEHPFEFVNTENSTELVKGLTGQNAKVDDNKLANNATVFDGNLIAAIVTGDKRECSLGFTCEIVDESGEFEGQHYDRRQTNFKLNHLAMVPKGRCGSDCFAKLDSEDGEVRQDSAYQVREDNLDNNKKGSGKMAVIKLDNKEFEVDEAVKARLDSLESNNKDLTKEVGQLEGKVDAQNDTIKQLKEDKAELEGNQIDSETLQKKIDERLALLEDAKLFLDSEYDFTDKETKDIKIDCIKAVNDSFDPEGRSDDYIDARFDAMIEMASEGSTGDNNLRYQKKKQDGDDSSIQKKKNKRLNLKK; encoded by the coding sequence TTGGCAGAGAGGTTTGATTCAGTTGAGGTAGAGAATGTTAAGAAGAATGATGCTGGATTCTTAACTTATGATTTACTAGCAGCTCAAACTGGAGTATTCCCTTATAGAGACTATGCTACTGGAGAGATAGTCTATGAATTAAAGCATCCAGATGATCTACTAACTGATGAAGTATTAGAGCAGTTGAATAATCTACCGATTTGTAATGAGCATCCTTTTGAGTTTGTTAATACAGAGAACTCAACCGAGCTAGTCAAAGGACTTACAGGTCAAAATGCTAAGGTAGATGATAATAAACTGGCCAATAATGCAACTGTTTTTGATGGCAATCTAATAGCTGCTATTGTTACTGGTGATAAAAGAGAGTGTAGTTTAGGTTTTACCTGTGAGATAGTAGATGAATCAGGAGAATTTGAGGGCCAACATTACGATAGAAGGCAGACTAATTTTAAGCTTAATCATTTGGCCATGGTCCCCAAAGGTCGCTGTGGATCAGATTGTTTTGCTAAGTTAGATAGTGAGGATGGAGAGGTTAGGCAAGATTCAGCATATCAAGTTAGAGAAGATAATTTAGACAATAACAAGAAAGGAAGTGGAAAGATGGCTGTAATTAAATTAGATAATAAGGAATTTGAAGTAGATGAAGCTGTAAAGGCTAGGTTAGACAGTCTAGAGTCAAACAATAAAGACTTAACTAAAGAGGTTGGCCAGTTAGAAGGTAAGGTAGATGCTCAAAATGATACCATTAAGCAACTTAAAGAAGATAAGGCAGAACTAGAAGGGAATCAGATTGATAGCGAGACTCTTCAAAAGAAGATTGATGAAAGGTTGGCCCTTCTTGAAGATGCTAAGTTATTCTTAGATTCTGAGTATGACTTTACTGACAAAGAAACTAAAGATATTAAAATTGATTGTATTAAGGCTGTAAATGATAGCTTTGATCCTGAAGGTCGCTCAGATGATTATATAGATGCTAGATTTGATGCTATGATTGAGATGGCCAGTGAAGGATCTACAGGAGATAATAATTTAAGATATCAGAAGAAGAAACAAGATGGTGATGATTCTAGTATTCAGAAGAAAAAGAATAAGAGACTTAACTTGAAAAAATAA
- a CDS encoding phage structural protein: MKQYDPNKVSVTVAGFVLTGFGEDTFIKGSRNSDKRNTHVSAKGEVTFSKSADDTGEVTFILKHNSPGNAMLKRLYNSDDEFQFACVDANIDGDIGIAGSRCVVKTLPDFERGAEVGEVEWNLLVADYDHAFITDF; the protein is encoded by the coding sequence ATGAAGCAGTATGATCCTAATAAGGTAAGTGTAACAGTGGCAGGATTTGTTCTTACTGGTTTTGGTGAAGATACTTTTATTAAAGGAAGCAGAAACTCAGATAAAAGAAATACTCATGTTTCTGCTAAAGGAGAAGTTACTTTTAGTAAGTCAGCAGATGATACTGGAGAGGTTACTTTTATTTTGAAGCATAATAGTCCTGGTAATGCAATGTTGAAAAGACTTTATAACTCAGATGATGAGTTCCAGTTTGCTTGTGTAGATGCTAATATTGATGGTGATATTGGTATTGCAGGGTCTAGATGTGTGGTTAAGACCTTACCTGACTTTGAAAGAGGAGCAGAAGTAGGAGAAGTTGAGTGGAATTTGTTAGTTGCAGACTATGATCATGCATTTATTACAGACTTTTAG